GTGGCGCATGATAAAGGATTGCGTGATTTCGAATCGCTGCTTTTACTGGAAGGTGTTGGCCCGCGGACCGTTCAATCATTGGCTCTGGTGAGTGAGATCATTTACGGAACTCCTTCCAGGTTTACAGATCCGGGCCGTTTTTCTTTTGCACATGGTGGTAAGGACGGACATCCGTTCCCGGTTCCGACGAAGGTCTACGACGATACGATCCAACAGCTTCAAACGGCGGTTGAAAAAGCAAAAATCGGTCAAACAGATAAAAACCAGGCTATTAAGAACCTGCATGTGGTTGCACAGATCGTTGAGCAGCAATTTATTCCGGATGAAGACTTGTTTGATAAGGCTATTGCTAAAGAACGTGCAGAATCCTATCGCTATGGCGGCAGAACCGTGATGGGAAAAGCTCAGCCGCCCAAAGATGACGGACAGCTGAGTTTGTTCTAATGTTATGATTTGGAGCTTTCGCGCCCCGGACTATTAATCGGAAGGCCTTTTTTAGGTTCGCGACGGTCTGTTTTTTTAGCCGTTTCCTTCATTCCTTCCGGGTTGGGTTGCTGGACGTTTTCGTCCCGGTTTTTTTTCGTTTCCTGTGCCATAATACTTGTGTTTGATGAATATTCGGCCCAAATGGAAGTGTATCCTAAAGATACGTTATTCGATCGGCGATAAAAAATGGTTCGTGTTGTAATTTGTTAATGGGTTAGTCCACAGAGGGGCACGGAAGAACACGGAAGTTATTAAATAATATAATGAATTAAACTTGAAATGCAACTGGTTCATTTATATGGTTTTAACTTTCTTGCATAGAGCTTTAAGTATGAAAGAAAATGAAACATATGAAATCCGTTCCGCCATTCATCTCTTATCTAAAATTAACCGGATTGCAAGTTGGAATATTAGTGAATTTTAATACAGATTACCTCAAAGGAAACATATTCCGCAAGATAAACACCCATTGAAAGCATCTGTGTTCCTTGCCCGTCCGTGGTAAATTAAATTTGAATTAAAATGAATAAAGAGTTATACATCGGTTGTTCGGGATATTACTACCCGGCATGGAAGAACAAATTCTATCCGGAAGGTTTGAAACCCAAAGATTGGCTGGAATATTTCAGCAGTGTATTCAATACGGTTGAACTAAACGGTACGTTCTACCGCACACCTAAATTGGCAGACCTTCAAAAATATTATGATAAAACTCCGGCTGATTTCAAGTTCTCGGTAAAAATGAGTAAACAGGTTACGCACATTCTGAAACTGAAGGAATCCAGCGCCTTGATAAACGAATTCCAGGATCTTGTGCGCGAAGGCTTAAAAGAAAAGTGTATGCATTTCCTCTTCCAGCTTCCGCCGTCTTTTCATTATTCGGAGGAAAACCTGGACCGGGTATTGACTATGATTCCCCACCGTCCTGAAAATGTAATTGAATTCCGCCATATTTCCTGGTGGAACGACATTGTGAGGGAAAAACTCACCGAAACGGGAATTACTTTCTGCAATGTGGATTTCCCGGGACTGGAAACATTTTTCATGCACACCAACGAACACTTTTACCTGAGATTGCATGGAAATCCTGTTCTGTTTAAATCAGCCTATTCAACGGAAGACCTGGAAGAGTTCTACCGGGCAATTCCCGAAACGGCCTTGCACAAATGCATTTATTTCAACAATACCTATTATGAAGCAGGGTATGAAAACGGCATGCAATTGCAGCAAATAGCGGCCCGGCGTTAGAAATATTTTCTCGTAACGGAGAATGCCCGCCAAACTTAACAATCCTAAAATTTATGTAAATCCTTCTGAAAGATTTG
The window above is part of the Fluviicola sp. genome. Proteins encoded here:
- a CDS encoding GxxExxY protein produces the protein MKSVPPFISYLKLTGLQVGILVNFNTDYLKGNIFRKINTH
- a CDS encoding DUF72 domain-containing protein; translated protein: MNKELYIGCSGYYYPAWKNKFYPEGLKPKDWLEYFSSVFNTVELNGTFYRTPKLADLQKYYDKTPADFKFSVKMSKQVTHILKLKESSALINEFQDLVREGLKEKCMHFLFQLPPSFHYSEENLDRVLTMIPHRPENVIEFRHISWWNDIVREKLTETGITFCNVDFPGLETFFMHTNEHFYLRLHGNPVLFKSAYSTEDLEEFYRAIPETALHKCIYFNNTYYEAGYENGMQLQQIAARR